A region of the Lycium barbarum isolate Lr01 chromosome 1, ASM1917538v2, whole genome shotgun sequence genome:
AGTGACATCTATCAAAGATGCAACTTTGCCTGTGTTGAGCCAGAAAATTATGAGGAGGCAATAAAGCATGATGTTTGGAAGAAATCCATGGTAGAAGAAATTCGGATGATTGAGAAAAATAATACTTGGGAGCTTGTGGATGTACCCAAAGAAAGAGAAGTTGTAAGTCTAAAATGGATTTACAAAATCAAACTCAATCAAGAAGGAGAATTTCAAAAGCACAAAGCAAGGTTGGTTGCTAGAGGTTTCACGCCAAGTATTGATTTCTATGAAACTTTCTCTCCATTTGCACGTCTTGAGGCAATTAGAACCTTGATTGCTATTGCTGCACAAAAGAAATGGAAGACTTTTCAACTTGATGTTAAGTCTGCATTTCTAAATGGAAAACTTGATGAAGAAATTTATGTCGAGCAACCTCAAGGATTTTTTGTTCAAGGAGGAGAAGAGAAGGTGTACAGGCTAAAAAAGGCTCTTTATGGGCTAAAGCAAGCGCTAAGAGCCTGGTACAATGAAATTGATACATACtttctgaaaaataattttcaaagAAGTAAAAGCGAAGCCACTTTGTATGTGAAGCAAGAACATGGCAACATTGTCATTGTTTGCCTCTATGTGGATGATCTGATTTTTACAGGAAATGATTTGAAGATGATGCAGAAATTCAAGCAAGATATGATGCAAACCTATGAAATGAGTGATCTTGGGTTGCAACATATTTCTTGGGCATTGAAGTTTCTCAAGTGAAAGAATGAATTTTTGTTTCTCAAAAGAAGTATACTAAAAGTAttcttcaaaaaatttaaaatgatgGATTGCAGGTCTGTGGCCATACCATTAGCAGCAAATGAGAAGTTCAGAAAAGATGATGGAGCAAAGAAAGCTAATAGCTCACTTTACAGGAGCTTGATTGGAAGCCTGATATATCTTACTTCAACAAGACCTGACATTATGTTTGCTGCTAATTTATTATCCAGATTCATGCAAGAACCAAGCCAAGTGCATTTTGGAGCTGCAAAGCGTGTTCTACGCTACTTGCAAGGAACAATGGATTATGGGATAATGTACAAATTTGATGGAGATTTGGACTTAATTGGATATTCTGACAGTGACTGGGCTGGAAGTATAGATGACATGAAGAGTACTTCTGGTTATGCCTTCTTATTTGGTTCAAGCATTTGTTCTTGGTTGTCAAAAAAGTAAAGTGTTGTTGCTCAATCCACTGCCGAAGCAGAATATGTCTCAGCAGCTAAGGCTACTTCTCAAGATATTTGGCTTAGGAGAATTCTTGAAGATATTGGTGAAAAACAAAAAAGGAGGGACTGTTTTGTATTGCGATAACAAATCCGCGGTTGCCATTGCCAAGAATCCGGTCAACCATGAAAGATCGAAGCATATTTCCATCAAGTACCATTTTATTCGAGAAGCACAAGAGAAAGGTGAAATTCAGTTGCATTATTGCCAGACAGGAGAACAACTTGCTGACATCTTCACCAAAGCACTTCCTAgagaaaagttttgctatcttCGAGAACGCATTGGAGTTGTCAAGCAAATGCATTAAGGGGGAGTGTTGGAATTTATGCATTCACAAGGATACTATCCTTGACTTTTATGTTTTCTAGGAGTCCTTTGTTATTTCAAGAATATCATTTAATCTTTCAATATTATGTCTTAGTTTTTCAAGAAATCTTTTAGCAGTTTGTGATACATGTATCTAGTGAATTGTGATACATGTGTCTAGTTATTTGTGCAAGACTTTTGAATTGTTTttttgagtagtataaatagagatgtaatTGATGATTGTAATCATCTCAAGTGGCCTTAAGTAGCCTAATACAACTTGAGCATTCTCTAagaaaaatattctcttcctatTCTTTCCTACAAGAACAGACTTCATTCTCAGTAAAGCAGCCTATGCTAATCTTGCTAAGCAACCTAATATGGCTAAGCAATTGTTTGCTAAAGGAGTGGTTGAAATAGAATACGGTAGAGTTTCTTGCAAAATCGGAGGAAATCTCATGCTTAAAATCAATAAATATAGGAAGTACCGTCACTACCTCGCTATAGTAGTTATGAACCAAGGTGGTGCCACTGACATTCTTGATGTCGAAGTTTACGAGGTTCGTCTCATTTTACCATAGTAAGAACATCATTTTTGGGCTTCATTCTCTgttgcggagccagaattttcagtTTATTGTCTGCTATATATATTCCGTTTCAATTTACGTGACACTTATTCTTTTTCAGtcagtttaaaaaagaatgacatatttctatatttattagtaataatttaactttaaatatctcattttactcttaatgagatTATTTATAGATgtacaaatatctatgacttattttagaccacaagttttaaaagttttcctttctttcttaaactatgTCATAGTTTAACAAGCTTATAAGCAGGAGTGGAGCTAGAGTACATGTTAGGGGTTTAGCCGAACTCGGTGATTTTGATCCAAAGCCTATATTTATCTTAGGAATTTGAACATGCATGTATACATTATTAACTTAGAACTCAATAGCATAAAACGAATAGGAATCTCAAACTCATAATCTTCAAATATATCTTTTCCACACAAAATAAAGAGCAATTATTATACATGTTGATGCCGGAGGAAACAAAACAATGGTTATCAATGAGGAGGGCTTATGGAGCTGTGTTCCACCTGACAAGCCCACCAAGTGGTGATCTTAACGTGAGATTCCTCACAAGTGATGGTAATGAAATCAAATGGGTGCAGTCTAACAAGGATGTAATCCCTGCTGAATGGAAAGCTGGGATTACTATTGAGACAGACATTCAACTCTCTTAGACCAAAAAATATATAGAAgtatgatataacatatatctgtATCTAATGACTTATTAGTGCTACTTGGTGATGTCTCGGCAATCAGTTTACCGAATAAATTTTAGATTAGTCGCATATTAGGAATCACCCACCGTGTGCACAAGATGCTCAAATCGTTCTTCGTTCTCTAATATATAGCATAATGTTGTTTGGTTTAACGATCTTATTGAGTTATCATGGCTTATGTTCTTGTAATTTGTTCTCTAATAGAAGTAAAACATAATTAGTAATATGCAAAATGTGAGTAATCAAATGTGCTTTTATCACCTGTAGCCCAAGGATTTGAAACATCACATCTCTGTTCTTTCCACTACTGAAGTGGTTGTTATATTCACAAAAGAAACAACAGATTTTAAATACGTACAGTTATTAGATAGCTACATCCTGTTGGGACATATaatattaaccatgtgtttgaatatagtatttattatagaataattatttattcaatttttaataaagagttaaatagatcatgtactagtatgtgtgtcctttacttatatagtagatgatttagtgtatagaatttagcttatacacggaagattaaatcatctgttcttataagtataaagtttatgttcacaatctaaacTGAAAATTAGACAAAGCCATCTGTATaattgtagcacaagattaaatataatgtatcttcattatgggagcggtatagttccgtcttcttgtactagtacattttgtatgtattgaatggatcaagtagagataagtgtttttgtactgaatatataaaacaaattctctagttcattaaatgtacttatactcttaatcttgatataattattacgatcaatgtgatttgttcattattttgatttatgaaaaggtacgactcaattgcgggtctatgtattctTGGTAAATTGGATTATGGCAtaatacatttgtgaaataataactagttgatagaatccatgtctcgacttGAGCTTGATGATATGCCTTTATgaatgcttataagtctcatgtgaaaaccctaggTGGATTTTGTATGCGTCACATGATATAAGTTAAGCAGAAATATAAAGGATTTGATTAGTGAATggattaaattgtcagtaatttaatttaattgattgatatctgtaatcttaacatggggagttaaataagatttaatgaaagatttcgaaattaaactgaggagtgcaattacagttttttagtggaataaattgtaatttattgtGGTAGGATTAATTCATTCATATTCGAATTAATACCACAATTGGAAGCCTCGTTATTAAATCTGTGGCCCGTGCTATGCCTAATTATTCTTGGACTTGGAAAATAATATTCTTGAAGGAGCCGTTTgaacatggtttcaaaccatgcttggacatgcaatttggatattttaagttgtattttctcttacagacataaaaactccacaagttgtgaaaattatcaaaacattcccaattcttatacaatcttaccaaatgagcaagtcatagttcataacaaaattaatacactactagaaggcctttcgaAAAAATACatatcaattgatcaaattttagttcaataaaaacgaaaatttaacatgaatagtaatgtaactactctttaatataatcctcccacatggtgcGAACAATCTCTTCACGTCGAGCATGCATATTTaaataattgttaaaaatatttaccaacttatgagtctttttttttttacaaaatataaacttatgtgtcaagttttatatttaaattttttgaaatcatggtttgaaactcCAAATCATACCTTTTCGGATGACTTGgggtttcaaatcatggtttgaaaccatgagatgaaatgcatgtccaacgctggtttcatctcataatttcaaaccatggtttcaaaccgcatgtccaaacACCTACTTGGAGAAAAGCAAGCCCACACATTTTGGATTAGGATTTGCCCCTTAAAACGTGGTTATATATAATGTGCTTTTCAACCCTAACAGATAGACTCTTTCCTGAGCATGATAAATATCCGGTTTTAATTCTTGACCTGTGGCGCACCACAAAAGAAAATGTTTTTGGCATAGCTTATGATTTTTGTCCATTATGACTTTTGCCTTGGCGTCTAACAGTAAGCAAATTTGTTTGCCAAGTTAATTTCAAGTTTTAACCTACGGTGGATGCAACTCTTGAACTGTGGCCTTATGCTATTATTTCTTGTTTGCTTAAGTGGATGGCTGTATAATTAGGTAGGCATAATTTCCTTTTGCGTGGGTATAGTCTTCCTCCTTATAAATGTGGATAATGATGTATAAAAATTAAGAATTTTATGATTAATAAATAATTATTATTACAGTGGATTATTTATGTGAAATCATAGGAAAATTCTTAAAGCTCTATACATGTGAGATTATATTAATACATGGACTGAGAATTTTGATTAATAAATAGGATCCATTAAAGTGGTCTATCTATTAGAGTCATTGAAATGTTCTTAATGTACCATGTATAAATTGTCCTTCATACGTGTACACTAGTAATTTTATCTAATGAagatatttttctttaaaaactagTAACGCTTAATTAATTTATGAAAACAGATATCGAAGTTTTTTCCCGAAAGGGAGAAATATAATAACTTGAGTTCTCGGGTGTGTTAATCGAGAGGACAATTTGTTATAAGTAAGTGTGGTGTGTTGTACCCAAAGGAAGGACATTACACATGACTTGTGCTCATGGATAGTTAAAGAAAGagaataaaaatataaattagATGATTTAATCCTTAACTCTGCCTAAAACAATTACTTTTCAAATTTAGTCATAGTTTGATGGTCATGAACTTCACTATCTTTGATTGACCTGAAATTTGATGGATCCATCGGAAACGACCTAGTAAGCAATATATAGTCACTGTTGCCTTGCAGTGAGCGATGTCATTTTTCGGCATTTCGAGGTCGTTTAGATGAGTTTTAGATACTTTGTCGGATTGAAACTTGATTTAAGTATGAAAATGTTATTCTTTATATTGGTTTTATTTATGTTGAGTCTGGAACATAATTACACATGATGATTTAACATGAATTGATATATGATAAGGATATAGATCAGATTATGCTTTACCttccccagacctcacattgtgggattccactgggtatgttgttgttgttgttgttgcctgAATCAGTTATTTTCCTAATTTGATCATAGAATTAGAGATCCGGAATATTACGAACTTTGATTGATTTGAAATTCGGTAGATTCACCGAAAACGACCCAGTAAGAAATACTACTGTATGTAATGATTCATATCGTTTTTCAGCGATTTGCGGTTGTTTATATGGTGTTTTGggcattttttctttttctgaaaatgaatttttagaaaaaataacTCGCCTATGATCTAGTAAtgatagagattttttttttttatgattttcaTGACTAAATACTAGTGAAATAATAAATTTATGTGTTGACTTTAGGTCTTCCTCCATATCGGATAGGTTTATTATGGGTTTTCACTAGGTATAATCACTAGTTATTAGTAACTGATATTAACTCTCAATCTGAGTTATATGTTGGATAAATGGAACTAGGGATAATGATATTCACTTGGCTTAAATTAAGAGTATACTCTCCATCTGAGCTAGCTCTGGTTTTAAATTTACTGGAGTGAATACCtggcatcacatatatatatttcatgaattgtTCTTTTATATTGAAATTTGTTGTTCAAGATGCATGGATATCTATGTGATGTGTTTTGAATTTTATATGCAATGATTACATAAAcatgctaatttccagaaaacagCACTAACATTATGTaaatatattttgaaattttGTTCGTTGTTCTTGATTCGTGTATATTCGTACGCTAATGATGGTATGTGATAAGAATTATTGtacaaatgtatatatatattttaagtccTACTTTGGCTGGGGAAAAAAAAGGAAACATTTTTATCTAAATTGGTCATGGTTTCGGAATTCTATTTTTGGATGAACTCCGATTGACCTGAAATTTGGTATGTTCATCGGAAACGACCCACTGAGCAAGGCTCATGACCTAGGCCCTTTTGTGGCCATTAGGGGTCGTTTAGATGGATTTTTGGGCATTTTTctattttctggaaattttttgttaaattaaattttatttcttcaaacagTAGTGGTAAGGTTCATTCTCTATGGTCTCCATTGTATATAACAGTGATATAATGAGTTCTCTATGGTCTCTATTGTATATAACAGTGAATTAATGAGTTTGTATGTTCAATTACTGTGCTTCAATCCCTAGTTAATTGATAGCTTATCTCGACTCTCCAACTAAATTACACGTTGGCTCAATGGAACTAGGGTTTATTAAAAGTGATATTTACCTAACTTAAATTAGCAGTTTACTCTCCATCTGAGTTGGTTCTGTTTTAATTTATGGGGTGAATTATCTGGCATGACTCATATAGTTTGCATGAATAGTTAAGTTTCCCTATCAAGTCTAGCTATTCAATATGCATGGTTGTATGTCTGATGTGTGTTTTGAATTTTATTATTCTTACTACATAACTAATGATCTATTTAATGATTATATCTCAAATTCTCAATAGACTTTATCCAGCCCACTTACAACTAGTCAGGAACTTCGCCTGATAGAGATAAGACATTAATTTATAGAATGCATTATATGTAACTTCTGTTAGAAAGAATTTATTTTCAGTTTCTAACCAAACAAGAGATGGATagttagtttatttttcttgtaaCTCTTGTGTTATTGAGTTTGATAAACATTTTATCTCTTGTGGTACATTAATGCGTGGACACTTTAAATTAATATCTCTTCTGAACAGAATAATGTTAATCTGCCTCATAAGAGAATTTTCTTTCGTGAATTGAATGAACTTATCTATGGCACTTGCGTCTAGGTCATTTTAATCTGAATAGAATTTCGAAGTTGGTCAAAGGATGAACTTTTGAGGTTCATTGAAAGTAGAGGGACTACCAACTTATGAGTCCTATTTAGAAGGAAAATGACTGAGGGACCTTTTCTCTTAAAAGGAAATAAAGTTAATGATAAGTTAAGTTAATTTGTGGTATAATGAACTTCAAGGCAAGAGGTGATTATGAGTATTCTATGACATTCATAGAAGATTATTCATGATATGAATATATTTACTTGATGCTCTATAGGTCCGAATGCTTTGAAAATTTCAAGGTATTTAAGGCGAAAATAAAAAGCGTCAGGGAAATATATTAAGTCACTGCGATTTGATCGTAGCGGCGAGTACCTCTTTACAGAGTTCATTAGTTACTTATTAAATAGAGGGATTGCATTTCAATTGTCTACACCAAGTATTCTACAATAGATTGGTGTGGACCAAAGAAATATGACTCTTTTGAAGGTGGTAAGATTAATGATATAGACTCAGGAATATGAACGAAAGGAAGTTTATTTACTgtcctaaaagaaaataaggtaaTTATTAATACAAATGCCAGATTTTTAGAAAAAGTACTATTTAATAAAACAAGTTCCTAGAAGTAAACTAACTAGTTTTATAGGAACTAAGCAAAGAAATAGCAAATGAGCCATCTAAAAATTCAGAAGTTCAAGAACATCTAACCGACAAATCAGGGTTGACGTTCCATTGGATTTAAGTAGTGGGAGAAACGTTAATAGGCGTAAGG
Encoded here:
- the LOC132615299 gene encoding expansin-like B1 — its product is MSQQLRLLLKIFGLGEFLKILVKNKKGGTVLYCDNKSAVAIAKNPVNHERSKHISIKYHFIREAQEKGEIQLHYCQTGEQLADIFTKALPREKTDFILSKAAYANLAKQPNMAKQLFAKGVVEIEYGRVSCKIGGNLMLKINKYRKYRHYLAIVVMNQGGATDILDVEVYEETKQWLSMRRAYGAVFHLTSPPSGDLNVRFLTSDGNEIKWVQSNKDVIPAEWKAGITIETDIQLS